One window of Myxocyprinus asiaticus isolate MX2 ecotype Aquarium Trade chromosome 6, UBuf_Myxa_2, whole genome shotgun sequence genomic DNA carries:
- the slc12a7a gene encoding solute carrier family 12 member 7 isoform X2 produces MPTNFTVVPVEDSPLSDPDYDGQILKVEDKEGPDTVAGPSSGDDTPRETSSLISTDHDGSIYGRNMALYEDEMDSTPMVSSLLNKLANYTNITQGAVEHEEAESEDGIRRVTVNGPQMGTFIGVYLPCMQNILGVILFLRLTWIVGTAGIIEALAIVFMCCSCTMLTAISMSAIATNGVVPAGGSYYMISRALGPEFGGAVGLCFYLGTTFAGSMYILGTMEIFLTYIMPNADVFGANLKGDNLLTAMQNNMRVYGTCCLAIMTLVVFVGVKYVNKLALVFLSCVVLSIMAVYAGVIQTAIKPHNFTICMLGNRPLQNNDFDKCLKSEVRKLFCTGDSLNETCDEYFTNNNVTEIQAIPGLLSGVISDNMWGHYGPKEMIVEKEGQSSEPASEKNSGLSGPYVLNDITTFFTILVGIYFPSVTGIMAGSNRSGDLRDPQRSIPTGTILAIVTTSLIYISCVVLFGACIEGVVLRDKFGGSVKNSLVVGTIAWPSKWVIVIGSFFSCCGAGLQSLTGAPRILQAIARDGIMPFLQVFGHSKANGEPTWALLLTAAICEIGILIASLDAVAPILSMFFLMCYLFVNLACAVQTLLRTPNWRPRFKFYHWSLSFLGMSLSLSLMFVSSWYYALVVILIAGCIYKYIEYRGAEKEWGDGIRGLSLNAARYALIKLEEAPPHTKNWRPQLLVLLKLGSELEVKHPRLLSFTSQLKAGRGLTIVCSVLEGTFMARGADAKRSEQNIKAAMAKEKTKGFCHVVVSSNQRDGFSHLIQSAGLGGMKHNAVLVAWPTNWKQSESSLSWRNFIETVRETTAAHQALLVARNIDHFPTNQDRLAEGTIDVWWIVHDGGLLMLLPFLLRQHKVWRKCRMRIFTVAQMDDNSIQMKKDLQMFLYHLRLDAKVEVVEMHAGDISAFTYEKTLVMEQRSQMLKQMQLSKTEREREAQLIHDRNTKSHDMLNDKATPTSDRVHMTWTKEKLVSERNRQREANMAVRDIFNMKPNQTNVRRMHTAVKLNEVVVNKSQGAQLVLLNMPGPPKNKCGDENYMEFLEVLTEGLDRVLLVRGGGREVITIYS; encoded by the exons TATCAGACCCAGACTATGATGGACAGATCCTGAAAGTAGAGGACAAGGAGGGGCCAGACACAGTGGCTGGACCCAGCTCAG GAGATGACACCCCCAGAGAAACCAGCTCCTTAATAAGTACAGATCATGATGGGAGCATCTATGGAAGGAATATGGCCCTCTATGag GATGAGATGGACAGCACTCCGATGGTGtcatctctcctcaacaaactAGCCAACTACACCAACATAACCCAGGGGGCCGTTGAGCACGAGGAGGCTGAGAGTGAGGATGGAATCAGGAGAGTCACCGTGAAT GGTCCTCAGATGGGCACATTTATAGGTGTATACCTGCCCtgcatgcagaacatcttaggtgTAATTCTGTTCCTGCGCCTCACATGGATAGTGGGAACAGCAGGCATCATTGAGGCCCTTGCGATTGTCTTCATGTGCTGCTCTTGT ACTATGCTGACTGCAATTTCAATGAGTGCCATTGCAACTAATGGTGTAGTGCCTG CTGGTGGCTCCTACTACATGATCTCCAGGGCGTTAGGTCCAGAGTTCGGAGGGGCAGTGGGTTTGTGCTTCTACCTGGGCACCACCTTTGCAGGATCTATGTACATACTTGGAACCATGGAAATTTTCCTG ACATACATAATGCCCAATGCTGATGTGTTTGGAGCTAACCTGAAAGGCGATAATTTACTAACAGCAATGCAAAATAACATGCGTGTTTATGGGACCTGCTGTTTAGCTATCATGACCCTGGTAGTGTTTGTTGGTGTAAAATATGTCAACAAACTGGCCTTGGTCTTCCTGTCCTGCGTGGTGCTCTCAATTATGGCCGTCTACGCAGGGGTCATTCAAACTGCCATCAAGCCGCACAATTTTAC AATCTGTATGCTTGGCAACCGCCCCTTGCAAAATAACGACTTCGACAAGTGTCTAAAGTCAGAGGTGCGGAAGCTTTTCTGTACAGGTGATTCACTGAACGAAACATGTGATGAGTACTTCACCAATAACAATGTGACAGAGATTCAGGCCATTCCTGGCTTGCTCAGCGGGGTCATATCAG ATAACATGTGGGGACACTATGGCCCAAAGGAGATGATAGTGGAGAAGGAGGGACAGAGCTCAGAGCCAGCTTCAGAAAAAAACAGTGGCTTGTCAGGGCCTTATGTTCTCAATGACATCACCACCTTCTTCACCATTTTGGTTGGAATATACTTCCCTTCAGTAACAG GAATCATGGCTGGGTCAAACAGGTCTGGAGATCTTAGAGACCCTCAGAGGTCCATTCCCACTGGTACTATTCTGGCTATTGTAACCACCTCCTTAATCT ACATTTCCTGTGTAGTGTTGTTTGGAGCTTGTATTGAAGGGGTAGTGTTGAGAGACAA GTTTGGAGGCTCAGTTAAAAACAGTCTGGTAGTTGGAACAATAGCATGGCCATCAAAATGGGTGATTGTGATTGGCTCATTTTTCTCCTGCTGTGGGGCGGGGCTGCAGAGCCTCACTGGTGCCCCCAGAATCCTTCAGGCTATCGCACGAGATGGCATCATGCCTTTCTTGCAG GTGTTTGGTCATAGTAAAGCTAATGGTGAGCCAACCTGGGCTTTACTCCTTACTGCAGCTATTTGTGAGATCGGGATCCTCATTGCCTCCCTGGATGCTGTTGCTCCCATCCTTTCAAT GTTCTTCTTGATGTGTTACCTCTTTGTCAATCTGGCCTGTGCCGTCCAAACTCTTCTACGCACCCCAAATTGGAGGCCAAGGTTCAAGTTCTACCACTG GTCCCTGTCCTTCCTTGGGATGAGCCTAAGTCTCTCCCTCATGTTTGTCTCATCTTGGTACTATGCCTTGGTTGTCATTTTGATTGCTGGATGCATCTACAAGTACATAGAATACAGAGG GGCAGAGAAGGAATGGGGAGATGGGATTCGAGGATTATCTCTTAACGCAGCTCGTTATGCCCTTATAAAACTGGAGGAGGCGCCCCCTCACACCAAGAACTGGAG ACCCCAGCTCCTGGTGCTCTTAAAGCTGGGCTCTGAATTGGAGGTAAAGCATCCTCGCCTGCTCTCCTTTACCTCACAGCTGAAGGCCGGGAGGGGCCTGACCATCGTCTGTTCAGTGTTGGAGGGTACCTTCATGGCACGTGGGGCTGATGCCAAGCGCTCTGAACAG AATATCAAAGCAGCCATGGCAAAGGAGAAAACAAAGGGCTTCTGCCATGTGGTGGTGTCCTCTAACCAGCGGGACGGTTTCTCTCACCTGATACAGTCTGCAGGTCTGGGTGGCATGAAACACAATGCAGTGCTGGTGGCTTGGCCCACCAACTGGAAACAGTCCGAGAGCTCCCTCTCCTGGAGGAACTTTATTG AAACTGTTAGAGAGACAACAGCTGCCCACCAGGCCCTGCTAGTGGCGAGAAACATCGACCATTTTCCCACAAACCAGGATCGGTTAGCCGAGGGTACTATTGATGTCTGGTGGATTGTGCATGATGGTGGTCTACTCATGCTTCTTCCTTTTCTTCTCCGTCAGCACAAG GTTTGGAGAAAGTGTAGGATGAGGATCTTCACAGTGGCTCAGATGGATGACAACAGCATCCAGATGAAGAAAGACCTGCAGATGTTCTTGTATCACCTGCGCCTCGATGCTAAAGTGGAAGTTGTGGAAATG CATGCAGGTGATATCTCGGCCTTCACCTATGAGAAGACCCTTGTAATGGAGCAGCGCTCTCAGATGCTCAAGCAGATGCAGCTTTCTAAAACAGAGCGGGAGAGAGAG GCTCAACTGATTCATGACAGGAACACTAAGTCCCACGACATGCTGAACGACAAAGCCACACCCACCTCCGACCGGGTTCATATGACCTGGACTAAAGAAAAGCTGGTTAGTGAGAGGAACCGGCAACGGGAAGCCAACATGGCTGTGCGGGACATCTTCAATATGAAACC GAATCAGACTAATGTGAGAAGAATGCACACTGCAGTGAAACTGAATGAGGTGGTAGTCAACAAATCCCAAGGAGCCCAACTGGTGCTGCTGAACATGCCGGGACCACCCAAAAACAAATGCGGAGATGAGAAC
- the slc12a7a gene encoding solute carrier family 12 member 7 isoform X1, producing MPTNFTVVPVEDSPLSDPDYDGQILKVEDKEGPDTVAGPSSGDDTPRETSSLISTDHDGSIYGRNMALYEDEMDSTPMVSSLLNKLANYTNITQGAVEHEEAESEDGIRRVTVNGPQMGTFIGVYLPCMQNILGVILFLRLTWIVGTAGIIEALAIVFMCCSCTMLTAISMSAIATNGVVPAGGSYYMISRALGPEFGGAVGLCFYLGTTFAGSMYILGTMEIFLTYIMPNADVFGANLKGDNLLTAMQNNMRVYGTCCLAIMTLVVFVGVKYVNKLALVFLSCVVLSIMAVYAGVIQTAIKPHNFTICMLGNRPLQNNDFDKCLKSEVRKLFCTGDSLNETCDEYFTNNNVTEIQAIPGLLSGVISDNMWGHYGPKEMIVEKEGQSSEPASEKNSGLSGPYVLNDITTFFTILVGIYFPSVTGIMAGSNRSGDLRDPQRSIPTGTILAIVTTSLIYISCVVLFGACIEGVVLRDKFGGSVKNSLVVGTIAWPSKWVIVIGSFFSCCGAGLQSLTGAPRILQAIARDGIMPFLQVFGHSKANGEPTWALLLTAAICEIGILIASLDAVAPILSMFFLMCYLFVNLACAVQTLLRTPNWRPRFKFYHWSLSFLGMSLSLSLMFVSSWYYALVVILIAGCIYKYIEYRGAEKEWGDGIRGLSLNAARYALIKLEEAPPHTKNWRPQLLVLLKLGSELEVKHPRLLSFTSQLKAGRGLTIVCSVLEGTFMARGADAKRSEQNIKAAMAKEKTKGFCHVVVSSNQRDGFSHLIQSAGLGGMKHNAVLVAWPTNWKQSESSLSWRNFIETVRETTAAHQALLVARNIDHFPTNQDRLAEGTIDVWWIVHDGGLLMLLPFLLRQHKVWRKCRMRIFTVAQMDDNSIQMKKDLQMFLYHLRLDAKVEVVEMHAGDISAFTYEKTLVMEQRSQMLKQMQLSKTEREREAQLIHDRNTKSHDMLNDKATPTSDRVHMTWTKEKLVSERNRQREANMAVRDIFNMKPEWENLNQTNVRRMHTAVKLNEVVVNKSQGAQLVLLNMPGPPKNKCGDENYMEFLEVLTEGLDRVLLVRGGGREVITIYS from the exons TATCAGACCCAGACTATGATGGACAGATCCTGAAAGTAGAGGACAAGGAGGGGCCAGACACAGTGGCTGGACCCAGCTCAG GAGATGACACCCCCAGAGAAACCAGCTCCTTAATAAGTACAGATCATGATGGGAGCATCTATGGAAGGAATATGGCCCTCTATGag GATGAGATGGACAGCACTCCGATGGTGtcatctctcctcaacaaactAGCCAACTACACCAACATAACCCAGGGGGCCGTTGAGCACGAGGAGGCTGAGAGTGAGGATGGAATCAGGAGAGTCACCGTGAAT GGTCCTCAGATGGGCACATTTATAGGTGTATACCTGCCCtgcatgcagaacatcttaggtgTAATTCTGTTCCTGCGCCTCACATGGATAGTGGGAACAGCAGGCATCATTGAGGCCCTTGCGATTGTCTTCATGTGCTGCTCTTGT ACTATGCTGACTGCAATTTCAATGAGTGCCATTGCAACTAATGGTGTAGTGCCTG CTGGTGGCTCCTACTACATGATCTCCAGGGCGTTAGGTCCAGAGTTCGGAGGGGCAGTGGGTTTGTGCTTCTACCTGGGCACCACCTTTGCAGGATCTATGTACATACTTGGAACCATGGAAATTTTCCTG ACATACATAATGCCCAATGCTGATGTGTTTGGAGCTAACCTGAAAGGCGATAATTTACTAACAGCAATGCAAAATAACATGCGTGTTTATGGGACCTGCTGTTTAGCTATCATGACCCTGGTAGTGTTTGTTGGTGTAAAATATGTCAACAAACTGGCCTTGGTCTTCCTGTCCTGCGTGGTGCTCTCAATTATGGCCGTCTACGCAGGGGTCATTCAAACTGCCATCAAGCCGCACAATTTTAC AATCTGTATGCTTGGCAACCGCCCCTTGCAAAATAACGACTTCGACAAGTGTCTAAAGTCAGAGGTGCGGAAGCTTTTCTGTACAGGTGATTCACTGAACGAAACATGTGATGAGTACTTCACCAATAACAATGTGACAGAGATTCAGGCCATTCCTGGCTTGCTCAGCGGGGTCATATCAG ATAACATGTGGGGACACTATGGCCCAAAGGAGATGATAGTGGAGAAGGAGGGACAGAGCTCAGAGCCAGCTTCAGAAAAAAACAGTGGCTTGTCAGGGCCTTATGTTCTCAATGACATCACCACCTTCTTCACCATTTTGGTTGGAATATACTTCCCTTCAGTAACAG GAATCATGGCTGGGTCAAACAGGTCTGGAGATCTTAGAGACCCTCAGAGGTCCATTCCCACTGGTACTATTCTGGCTATTGTAACCACCTCCTTAATCT ACATTTCCTGTGTAGTGTTGTTTGGAGCTTGTATTGAAGGGGTAGTGTTGAGAGACAA GTTTGGAGGCTCAGTTAAAAACAGTCTGGTAGTTGGAACAATAGCATGGCCATCAAAATGGGTGATTGTGATTGGCTCATTTTTCTCCTGCTGTGGGGCGGGGCTGCAGAGCCTCACTGGTGCCCCCAGAATCCTTCAGGCTATCGCACGAGATGGCATCATGCCTTTCTTGCAG GTGTTTGGTCATAGTAAAGCTAATGGTGAGCCAACCTGGGCTTTACTCCTTACTGCAGCTATTTGTGAGATCGGGATCCTCATTGCCTCCCTGGATGCTGTTGCTCCCATCCTTTCAAT GTTCTTCTTGATGTGTTACCTCTTTGTCAATCTGGCCTGTGCCGTCCAAACTCTTCTACGCACCCCAAATTGGAGGCCAAGGTTCAAGTTCTACCACTG GTCCCTGTCCTTCCTTGGGATGAGCCTAAGTCTCTCCCTCATGTTTGTCTCATCTTGGTACTATGCCTTGGTTGTCATTTTGATTGCTGGATGCATCTACAAGTACATAGAATACAGAGG GGCAGAGAAGGAATGGGGAGATGGGATTCGAGGATTATCTCTTAACGCAGCTCGTTATGCCCTTATAAAACTGGAGGAGGCGCCCCCTCACACCAAGAACTGGAG ACCCCAGCTCCTGGTGCTCTTAAAGCTGGGCTCTGAATTGGAGGTAAAGCATCCTCGCCTGCTCTCCTTTACCTCACAGCTGAAGGCCGGGAGGGGCCTGACCATCGTCTGTTCAGTGTTGGAGGGTACCTTCATGGCACGTGGGGCTGATGCCAAGCGCTCTGAACAG AATATCAAAGCAGCCATGGCAAAGGAGAAAACAAAGGGCTTCTGCCATGTGGTGGTGTCCTCTAACCAGCGGGACGGTTTCTCTCACCTGATACAGTCTGCAGGTCTGGGTGGCATGAAACACAATGCAGTGCTGGTGGCTTGGCCCACCAACTGGAAACAGTCCGAGAGCTCCCTCTCCTGGAGGAACTTTATTG AAACTGTTAGAGAGACAACAGCTGCCCACCAGGCCCTGCTAGTGGCGAGAAACATCGACCATTTTCCCACAAACCAGGATCGGTTAGCCGAGGGTACTATTGATGTCTGGTGGATTGTGCATGATGGTGGTCTACTCATGCTTCTTCCTTTTCTTCTCCGTCAGCACAAG GTTTGGAGAAAGTGTAGGATGAGGATCTTCACAGTGGCTCAGATGGATGACAACAGCATCCAGATGAAGAAAGACCTGCAGATGTTCTTGTATCACCTGCGCCTCGATGCTAAAGTGGAAGTTGTGGAAATG CATGCAGGTGATATCTCGGCCTTCACCTATGAGAAGACCCTTGTAATGGAGCAGCGCTCTCAGATGCTCAAGCAGATGCAGCTTTCTAAAACAGAGCGGGAGAGAGAG GCTCAACTGATTCATGACAGGAACACTAAGTCCCACGACATGCTGAACGACAAAGCCACACCCACCTCCGACCGGGTTCATATGACCTGGACTAAAGAAAAGCTGGTTAGTGAGAGGAACCGGCAACGGGAAGCCAACATGGCTGTGCGGGACATCTTCAATATGAAACC AGAGTGGGAGAATCT GAATCAGACTAATGTGAGAAGAATGCACACTGCAGTGAAACTGAATGAGGTGGTAGTCAACAAATCCCAAGGAGCCCAACTGGTGCTGCTGAACATGCCGGGACCACCCAAAAACAAATGCGGAGATGAGAAC